GAAAATATTCTATAATAACAACATTAATAAGCAACCGTACCTGTTGTCCGAACATGAAGGAGGAAGTTTGAGGCGTGCCGAAGTTGAAGGAGGGCGCTGGAGCCGGCACCGACGGCGCCTCGAAGGTGGGTATCGAGGGGTTCGGCGTGCCGAACGTCGGCGTGGCCCCCACGTTTGGCCGCCCGAACATGCCCAGGGCCGGCGGCGCCTGGGCCGGCTGCGTGGGCGACCCGAACATCCCCGTCGAATTCTGGTTTGGCGTCGAGAATATGGACGGCTGGCTGTTCTGACTAGGCATCCCAAAGATATTAGGCGTGGATTGCACTATAGAGCCGAATGCGGGCGTTGCCGCGGTCTGAGATGCGCCGAAGGCTGGTGCCGCCGCCGGCTGAGTAGCTGACCCGAACGCGGGTGGCGACGTTGCCAAGTTGCTTCCAAACGCCGGCGTCGATGTCTGCGTGTTGTTCGTGCCGAATGCCGGCGCTGAGGTCCCGCTGAACGGCGTCGACGATCCGAACGAGAAAGGTTTAGGCGCGCTGTTCGTGGTCGCGTTCGCGTTGAACGGATTCGCCGCGCTGTTGTTTGGCGGAGTCCACGAGTTCTCCTTCTGAATTGCCGACCCAAATATGCTAGGAGCGGCCGCGGATAGGCCGTTTCCGGGCGACAAACCCACCGCTAGCGGATTAACCGATAGACCGTTGCCGCTGGTCAAACTGTTAGTTGCCGACAGCCCGTTGCCTCCGGCCACAGGATTCGGCGCTAAAGGATTTTCCGTCGAAGAACCTCCGAGTGAAAATTTGTTAATGGTGGTGCTGCTGTCCTTCGCCGCGAATGTTGGCGGTTTGAACACGTCAGATTTATTACTACTACCAAATGTGAAATTAAAGCTAGGCTTTTCGCCTGATTGCGCTTGAGAGCTGCCAAAGCTGAACATAGGCGTTGCGGCCGGAGCGGGCGCAGCGCCGGACGCCGCGGGGGCGTCGCTCTTTGGGAATATGGAGGTCGGGGCCGTTGTCGACGGTTCACTCTTTTGGAAGAttgtatttataggtttttcgTCAGTCTTTTGGAACATGGATAAAGATGAGGTGGCCGAGGCTGTGGTAGTTGGCACGAAGGATATGGTGGTCGCGGGCGCGGATGTCGCGGCGGCGCCAAAGAGGCCGGTCTTCTCCGCTGATCCGGTCTTCGGGGCCGAAAAAGTCAGGATAGGCGCAGGCGTGCTCGTGGTAGCCAAACTGAGCGATGCGCTTGTAGCGTTCGTGGTAGCCAAACTGAGCGATGCGCTTGGGGCGTCCTTCTTTAGAGTAAATGCTGTACTTAACAGCTGATTCGTCATAGACTTGTCTGCCAACGGGGCCGATCCGAACATCATAACTGGCGGCTTAGCAGGCTCATCTGCCTTTTTCGCTTCCTCGGGTTTATCATTCAACGCCGGCTTCTCTTTTTCTTCCGGTTTGTCTTTCTTTTCGGATTCTTTAGAAACGTCTGTCAGTTTATTTGGGATCCCGAACATCGGTGCGGGCGGACTGGTTGGCGCTAATGAGTTCTGTTTAGGAACGCCAAAGGTGAAGGTAGCTTTAGGTGTCTCAGCTGCTTTCTCTGCCGCCTTCGAAGCGTCAAGCTGATCCTCCGTTTTCTTGGCCGGTATGCCGAAGGAGAACGTTGGCGGCGCCTTCGCTAGCACATTATTGTTAGTTTCTGATTCTTCTACTTTATCTTTTGTTTCTGCTGGTTTCTCCGAAATTTTAGCCAAGTTAGCCTCTTGCACTTTCGGATCAATGCCAAATTTGAATGTagtgttgacagttccgaagtTGAATTGCTTCTTCTCTGGCTGTTTGGGCGCTCCGGACCGCTCGGCCTCGCAGCAGACGCATTTGGTTTTATCACTGTCGTTCCTAACTAAGCAGTGTTCACACTCCCACTTGTTGGCCTGGGATTTTAGCACAATCTTGAATGTGTTGTCGGGTTTGCTTTCTGCACATTTGCTACAGGTTCCATTGCTATTTTTTGTAGAGAAGCATTTAGAGCACATTCCTCCGGATTTCTCCACAGCGGGAACAGTTTGTGTGGACTGTTTCTTGGGATTGGCTGCGCCGCAGCAGGCGCACTTGTCGGAGGCGTCGTCGTTGCTGGCCCAGCAATCCTTGCAGGACCACTTGGCGATGGTGTCCGCCTTGAGAGGCTTAGCGATATTGTTGACCTGAACTTTCGCACAGTTGACGCATTTGTCGGAGTTGGGTTGGGTGTTGGCGAGTTTGCAGAGGGAGCACTTGGCGGGGAGCGCGGGGGTAGCGGCGGCCGCAGCTCGGTGCTTGTGCCCGCAGCACACGCAAGAGGCCGCGTCTGATTTATTTTTCACCCAGCAGTCTGGGCAGCTCCAATCGGCCGCCGGCGCCTCAGTTTTCTTTTCGCTTTCTTTTGACGCACCTAGAATTATTGAAGGCTCAGAAGTCTTTTCACTAACGAGAGGCTTGTCTATACTTCGCTCTGGGCTACCGAA
Above is a window of Cydia splendana chromosome Z, ilCydSple1.2, whole genome shotgun sequence DNA encoding:
- the LOC134804254 gene encoding nuclear pore complex protein Nup153 produces the protein MSSVFPKNKGKRSRSSSGESNNSFVKNVTSRVSGLLPATITKWFSSPRSSANGSAGGADATDSSTEDEGTESPVQPPNKRMRREERSFGSADASCVTNNVETIESSTQYTVQSPPGRTTFRRETNFVSTPIRPDETTVDRTADRTDKDSTATFTQNTTAASIGLSASRKRKSLFGDKTQELSDATQKAYAKTSSNTLRDPRQPTFKPTLLGSPFYAGKTTYGGAASSYINQPNISQRQNTTVKEAPSTSDNNMSTSARRILDLLESYSSPLMDAKRIPHYTRPTRQEVLKRHSETSNSHSLLSPYNKTNSYKTQELHVPSIASILRLKQRSRLDDSTNAARQLVASHSSSSPDYLPYPTAAKNRDQSEVDGNSKFTTKVKTKRTRIHGNEANALETETITPVELPKAVLQIDPNNLPNFSIPVASKSSSIEKPTLTMPFATSTFAPKTTSVEISKSETTSSNSIYNFANPVRITSESPKPTSTPPKFTFGSPERSIDKPLVSEKTSEPSIILGASKESEKKTEAPAADWSCPDCWVKNKSDAASCVCCGHKHRAAAAATPALPAKCSLCKLANTQPNSDKCVNCAKVQVNNIAKPLKADTIAKWSCKDCWASNDDASDKCACCGAANPKKQSTQTVPAVEKSGGMCSKCFSTKNSNGTCSKCAESKPDNTFKIVLKSQANKWECEHCLVRNDSDKTKCVCCEAERSGAPKQPEKKQFNFGTVNTTFKFGIDPKVQEANLAKISEKPAETKDKVEESETNNNVLAKAPPTFSFGIPAKKTEDQLDASKAAEKAAETPKATFTFGVPKQNSLAPTSPPAPMFGIPNKLTDVSKESEKKDKPEEKEKPALNDKPEEAKKADEPAKPPVMMFGSAPLADKSMTNQLLSTAFTLKKDAPSASLSLATTNATSASLSLATTSTPAPILTFSAPKTGSAEKTGLFGAAATSAPATTISFVPTTTASATSSLSMFQKTDEKPINTIFQKSEPSTTAPTSIFPKSDAPAASGAAPAPAATPMFSFGSSQAQSGEKPSFNFTFGSSNKSDVFKPPTFAAKDSSTTINKFSLGGSSTENPLAPNPVAGGNGLSATNSLTSGNGLSVNPLAVGLSPGNGLSAAAPSIFGSAIQKENSWTPPNNSAANPFNANATTNSAPKPFSFGSSTPFSGTSAPAFGTNNTQTSTPAFGSNLATSPPAFGSATQPAAAPAFGASQTAATPAFGSIVQSTPNIFGMPSQNSQPSIFSTPNQNSTGMFGSPTQPAQAPPALGMFGRPNVGATPTFGTPNPSIPTFEAPSVPAPAPSFNFGTPQTSSFMFGQQPQQQAQQPQTGVYNFGAAGGQAAQVQFSMGSAPSAGMRRVRRGLRRTSQR